One Panicum virgatum strain AP13 chromosome 9K, P.virgatum_v5, whole genome shotgun sequence genomic region harbors:
- the LOC120650347 gene encoding B3 domain-containing protein Os03g0619600-like, with protein MDIVCEVCGDIGFRHLLLCCRDCKCSAVHQYCLEKVVFDASLIEWFCYECLQKRSENTCVGSLEKVPSERPPSHAHFGSIVHQPVTKRVESTRDSGPWKNRKSKSFMTIYASLNKKYSSQKKRTKNKSNMRKICNCTNRGRIDKMFADTSAKASYSCEIIETESAKSNNGNNQQVDHENSGTLNIKQPSPLIVNCLGTSGDTDQSHMLETMEELARTSKKTPKILTAAFKGLVMNRENVVLGSNKLGSSCSTAELGNLALEKSRDKSNSMKDSGGNHGNQTNQHASVFCKNMEAKSVKDKETVVAADQNKYGAVGLLRNSMDKSEVHGDSNSNSNSNSNIIDGLMPEREKEEVRFQLDYRAKYELPQRSMAADVPQLPTLQNDAADKVTPYSPNDGCEEVFSCYGIKNIPSVRERSVDSVDISSISQHDTTEASERSERLTEHQKGSSRRRGKTLKMAAASSSSEESGEDIPSENLSLESDDLRSSLGADYVLSYRTYLSKAQKGRVMKLIKEIQPEFTAYIATMRKTSVQPPGPYLGITKEYALAHFPDKSTSVTLEMPGKSKKWHPKFYKRNESRKNFLMGQWLDFICDNHVQEGDIVLLLPTKGGRRSTFTVYVLHETATHSRSRAGFQRVGSCTDGPITKMASEVHIEEEPTTGDHISQESDMHEISHESLESEDSDPFQPPYFVPCKSPLSKSQKRIVEERVRAIRSETPLCVAVMKNNNVGVAQRWMLELGSRYASVYLPTKGQTLVLQCGGKTWEAKMMFHNGRRWFINGGWPNFARGNGLRVGDICLFELKKKEKKLTMAVYIIRKEQF; from the exons ATG GACATTGTGTGTGAAGTATGCGGAGATATTGGTTTTAGGCATCTTCTGTTATGTTGCAGAGACTGCAAGTGTTCTGCTGTGCACCA ATACTGTTTGGAGAAAGTTGTCTTTGACGCTTCATTAATAGAATGGTTCTGTTATGAATGCCTACAAAAGCGCAGTGAGAATACTTGCGTCGGATCTTTAGAGAAGGTACCAAGTGAAAGACCACCAAGTCATGCTCATTTTGGTTCAATCGTACATCAGCCAGTCACCAAGAGAGTAGAGTCCACAAGAGATTCAGGGCcatggaaaaatagaaaaagtaaATCATTTATGACCATATATGCATCTCTGAACAAAAAATATTCTTCACAAAAGAAGCGCACTAAAAATAAGTCAAACATGCGAAAAATATGCAACTGCACGAATAGAGGACGGATTGATAAAATGTTTGCCGATACAAGTGCCAAGGCATCATATTCTTGTGAAATCATTGAGACAGAATCAGCTAAGAGCAACAATGGTAATAACCAGCAAGTGGATCATGAAAACTCTGGTACATTGAACATTAAGCAGCCTAGCCCCCTGATTGTGAATTGCTTGGGTACATCGGGAGACACTGACCAGTCTCACATgttggaaacaatggaagagttggcTCGCACATCAAAGAAAACCCCCAAAATACTAACAGCAGCATTCAAAGGATTAGTTATGAATAGAGAGAATGTGGTTTTAGGATCTAATAAGTTAGGGTCATCATGTTCCACAGCCGAGCTTGGAAACTTGGCCCTTGAAAAAAGTAGAGACAAATCGAATAGCATGAAGGATAGTGGTGGAAATCATGGCAACCAGACAAATCAACATGCTTCAGTTTTCTGCAAGAATATGGAAGCCAAGTCTGTAAAGGATAAAGAAACTGTGGTCGCTGCAGATCAAAACAAATATGGGGCTGTAGGTTTGCTGAGAAACAGCATGGACAAGTCTGAAGTACATGGTGATAGTAATAGCAATAGCAATAGCAATAGCAATATCATAGATGGCTTGATGccagaaagagaaaaggaagaGGTCAGATTCCAACTAGACTATAGGGCTAAATATGAGTTGCCTCAGAGAAGCATGGCTGCAGATGTACCGCAGCTGCCCACTCTGCAAAATGATGCTGCGGACAAAGTCACGCCATACTCACCAAATGATGGTTGTGAGGAAGTGTTTTCCTGTTATGGCATAAAAAATATCCCAAGTGTTCGAGAAAGAAGTGTAGATTCTGTTGATATTTCAAGCATTTCTCAACATGATACCACAGAAGCATCAGAAAGAAGTGAAAGACTCACTGAACATCAGAAGGGTAGCTCCCGTCGTCGCGGGAAAACTTTAAAGATGGCCGCAGCATCCTCATCATCTGAGGAGTCAG GAGAAGACATTCCCTCAGAAAACCTATCTTTGGAATCAGATGATCTTCGATCATCCCTGGGGGCTGATTATGTTTTATCATATAGAACTTATCTATCTAAAGCACAAAAGGGTAGAGTAATGAAGCTTATCAAGGAAATTCAACCTGAATTCACTGCTTATATAGCAACCATGCGGAAGACCAGTGTTCAACCCCCGGGTCCTTATCTG GGAATTACCAAGGAATACGCACTGGCACATTTCCCAGATAAAAGCACTAGTGTCACACTTGAGATGCCTGgcaagagcaagaagtggcATCCCAAATTCTACAAAAGAAATGAAAGTAGAAAGAACTTTCTTATGGGGCAGTGGTTAGACTTTATCTGTGACAATCATGTTCAGGAGGGAGATATCGTCCTCCTTTTACCAACAAAAGGTGGGAGGAGATCCACATTTACAGTCTATGTACTTCATGAAACAGCAACTCATTCTAGAAGCAGGGCTGGTTTTCAAAGGGTTGGATCATGCACTGATGGACCTATTACAAAGATGGCTTCGGAAGTCCATATCGAGGAGGAACCAACCACCG GAGATCATATTTCCCAGGAAAGTGACATGCATGAAATTTCTCATGAATCTTTAGAGAGCGAAGACTCTGATCCATTTCAGCCTCCCTATTTTGTACCATGCAAGAGCCCTCTATCTAAATCCCAAAAGAGGATTGTTGAAGAGCGAGTGCGAGCTATCCGATCTGAAACTCCCCTTTGTGTAGCAGTAATGAAGAACAACAATGTTGGTGTTGCTCAGCGTTGGATGCTA GAATTAGGTTCACGATATGCTTCGGTATATCTTCCAACTAAAGGACAAACCCTGGTGCTCCAGTGTGGGGGGAAGACATGGGAGGCCAAAATGATGTTTCATAATGGTAGGAGGTGGTTTATTAATGGTGGTTGGCCCAATTTTGCTCGTGGCAATGGCCTGCGTGTCGGCGATATCTGTCTGTTCGAactgaagaagaaggagaagaagcttACCATGGCAGTGTATATCATTCGCAAGGAGCAGTTTTAG
- the LOC120647749 gene encoding B3 domain-containing protein Os03g0619600-like, whose amino-acid sequence MSSSALEIILIEPPTTPTSGHGAERATDEEDFGIQRRLSRYCLDKVIFDASLAQWWCYECHQRRGEVTCSRSLDKLSSERSPSHAHFGSAVHQPVTKRVNTARNARPGRKRKAEYIPSANYSLESDDLQALPKAEYVLSYRSILSEAQKERVIAFIQEIRPKVTVYVAVMQKRNVQPPGPFLGISKDYAFPHFPHRSTNVTLQTASKSNKWHPKFYKRNASRKNMLMGQWLDFVRENHVQEGDICLLFPAEGGRRYTYTIYLLCASATHSIGRAGFQIVCPCPGRSSAKMASEVHIMEETTNDETLDSEDSGGSSPPLYIVPCRNYLSKSQKKIVEERVRVIQSKVPICVAVMKNNNVGDAQKWMLELGVRYAAVHLPASGQAVALECMGKTWKTQMVIHNGRRWFLNGGWAKFARDNGLRVGDICLFDLKKNARELTMNVHIISREQLSLK is encoded by the exons ATACTGTTTGGACAAAGTTATCTTTGATGCATCATTAGCACAGTGGTGGTGTTATGAATGCCATCAAAGGCGTGGTGAAGTTACTTGCAGCAGATCTCTAGACAAGCTGTCAAGTGAAAGGTCGCCAAGTCATGCTCATTTTGGTTCTGCAGTACATCAACCAGTTACCAAGAGAGTGAATACAGCAAGGAATGCAAGGcctggaagaaaaagaaaag CAGAATATATTCCCTCTGCAAACTATTCTTTGGAATCGGATGATCTTCAGGCCCTCCCAAAGGCTGAATATGTTTTATCATATAGAAGTATTCTATCTGAAGCACAGAAGGAGAGAGTAATTGCATTTATCCAGGAAATTCGACCTAAAGTAACTGTTTATGTAGCAGTCATGCAAAAAAGGAATGTTCAACCTCCTGGACCTTTTCTG GGtatttccaaggattatgcatTTCCACATTTCCCACATAGAAGCACAAATGTAACACTTCAGACGGCTAGCAAGAGCAACAAGTGGCATCCTAAATTCTACAAAAGAAATGCCAGTAGAAAGAACATGCTTATGGGGCAGTGGTTAGACTTTGTCCGTGAAAATCATGTGCAGGAGGGAGATATTTGCCTCCTTTTTCCAGCAGAGGGTGGGAGAAGATATACATATACAATCTATCTACTTTGTGCATCAGCAACTCATTCAATAGGTAGAGCTGGTTTTCAAATAGTTTGCCCATGTCCTGGTCGATCTAGTGCAAAGATGGCTTCAGAAGTGCATATTATGGAGGAAACAACAAATG ACGAAACTCTGGACAGTGAAGACTCTGGTGGTTCATCGCCGCCTCTGTACATTGTACCATGCAGGAACTATCTATCTAAATCCCAAAAGAAGATTGTTGAAGAGCGAGTGCGGGTCATCCAATCCAAAGTTCCCATTTGTGTAGCAGTAATGAAGAACAACAATGTTGGTGATGCTCAGAAGTGGATGCTG GAATTAGGTGTTCGGTATGCTGCTGTACATCTTCCAGCTAGTGGGCAAGCTGTGGCGCTGGAGTGCATGGGGAAGACATGGAAAACGCAGATGGTGATTCATAATGGTAGAAGGTGGTTTCTTAATGGAGGTTGGGCCAAATTTGCTCGCGACAATGGCCTGCGAGTCGGTGACATCTGTCTGTTCGATCTGAAGAAGAACGCGAGGGAGCTTACCATGAatgtccatatcatctccagggagcAGCTTAGTTTGAAGTAG